CAGGAACTAAAGGACTTGAAGGGGTGATTTCATGACCCTTAGACTTAAAAAAATTTAAATATTCACTTCTAACATCCATAAGATTTTCCTAAGAAATTTTTATAAAAGCATATCATACCAAAATTACTTTAAATTAAGTAAAACTAAAATACAATAAGCCTTTTTAATTAATTTCTTTAATTTTCAAGGTTTTTTATGAATTTTATCAATCTTCAAGCTCAATATCTTAAATATAAAGAAGAAATCGATTCTGAAATCGCAAGTGTTTTATCAAGCTCCTCTTTTATAGGGGGTGCAAAATTAAATGAATTTGAAACAAATTTAGCCCAATACACTCATGTGCAACACGCCATAGGATGCTCAAGTGGCACAAGTGCTTTATATCTTGCTTTAAGGGCTTTAGATATCAAACAAGGAGATGAAGTCATAGTTCCTAGCTTTACTTTTATAGCCACCGCTGAAATGGTAGCACTACTGGGAGCTAAGCCTGTATTTGTAGATATAAATTTAGATAATTTTAATATCGATTTTGAACTCTTAAAAAATGCCATCAGCCCCAAAACAAAAGCAATTATTGCTGTGAGTATGTTTGGTCAAATGAGTAATTTACAAGAATTAAACACCTTTTGCGAAAGTAAAAATATAAGCTTGATTGAAGATGGCGCACAAAGTTTTGGAGCAAGCTTTAAGGGTGAAAAATCTTGCTCTATTGCCAAAATTTCATGCACTAGCTTTTTTCCTTCTAAGCCTTTGGGGGCTTATGGCGATGGTGGAGCGATTTTTTGCAATGATGAGAGCATAGCTAAAAAATTAAGAATTTTACTCAACCACGGACAAACTGATCGCTATAAACATGAATTTATAGGGATAAATGCTCGTCTTGATACTCTTCAAGCAGCCATTTTAAATGTAAAATTAAAACACCTAGATGAAGAAATTAACAAAAGACAAGAAATAGCAAAATTCTACAACGAAAATTTGACAAATTGTCAAATTCCAAAAATTGATGAAAACGCTATCAGTGCTTATGCACAATATAGCGTTTTAGTAGAAGATAGAGCTAGAGTTTTAAAAGCTTTTGAAAAAGCAAACATTCCTTATGCTATCCATTATCCTACGCCACTTCATAAACAACCTTGCTTCAGTGAATTTTCGCGTCTAAAATTAGAAAAATCAGAATTTGCGAGTGAGCATATTTTATCCTTGCCATTTTCAGCATTTTTAAGTCAAAGTGAGCAAGAAAGTGTAATTAAAATATTTAAGGAAGGACTATGAAATTAGATCAAGTGGGCTCTTTTTTAAGACCCAAAATTTTAAAAGAAGCTAGAGAAAATTTTGCCTTGGGAAAAATAGATGAAGAACAACTTCGCAGCATTGAAGATTCTTGTATAAGAGATCTTTTAGAAGAGTGTGATAAGGCGGGAATTTATTATTTAAGCGATGGAGAATTACGCCGTTCTTGGTGGCATCTTGATTTTTACTGGGGTTTTGGTGGTATTAAAAAAATCAAAAAAGAAAAGGGTTATGTCTTTAAAGGGATAGAAACAAGAGCTGAAGGTATTGAAATTGAAAGTAAAATCGAGTGCAATAATCATCCTTTTTTAAAAGATTTTGAAAGATTAATACAAATCGCAAAAGGTTTAAAAATAGATACGAATCGCTTAAAACTTACCATTCCAAGTCCATCAATGCTTTTATATATGCTTTTTATCCGTGGGGGCAAAAACACAGAATTTAATTACTATGGCAAAGATTTTACAAAACTTAAAAATGATATTTTAAATGCTTATGAAAATTTTTACAAAGAATTTGCAGCTCTTGGCGGAGTATATTTGCAACTTGATGATACAAGCTTTGGTTCTTTATGTGATTATGAATTTTGCGCTTTAAATGAAATTAACGCAGATGATATTTGTGAAGAATATGTAGATTTTTTAAATGAGAGTTTAAAAACTATGCCAAAAAACATAATGAGCGCGATTCATATTTGTCGTGGAAACTACCGCAGTCGCTATGTGGCAAGCGGAGGCTATATGAAAGTTGCCAAGAAACTTTTTGGCGAACTTAGAGTCGATAAATTCTTCTTAGAATTTGATGATGAAAGGGCTGGAGATTTTGAACCTTTAAAATATATAAATGATCAAATTGCGGTTTTAGGAATTCTTACTAGCAAAACCAATGAAAGTCCGAGCGTAGAAGAGTTAAAAGCAAGAGTGAAAATAGCAGCTCAATTTTTAAGTCCAAAACAAATTGAAATCAGCACACAATGTGGCTTTAGCTCCACTGAAGAAGGAAATGAAATCTTCACTCATTCTCAATGGGAAAAAATTAAACTTTTAAAACAAGTTTTAAGTGAGCTTGAAAATGAAGGATTTTTCTCTTGAAAATAGGAATTATAGGCCTTGGAAAAATGGGGCAAAACCATTTAAACGAGCTTGGTAAAAATAAAAATTTTAAAATCAATGCTTTGTTTGATATGGTTGAAAATAAAAATTTAAATGCACCCTTTTTTACTAATTTGGATGAATTTTTAAATCAAGATAATGATATCATCATCATTGCAACGCCGACAAATTCACATTTAGAAATAGCTAGAAAGGTTTTTTGTAAGTGCAAATGCGTATTGATTGAAAAACCTTTAGCACTGAATTTAAATGAAATAGATGAAATTTCAAATTTGGCTAAAGACCATGATGTAAAAGTGGGTGTGGGATTTTGCGAGAGATTTAATCCTGCGGTTTTAGCTCTAAAAAAAGAGCTTCAAAACGAGGAAATTATCAGCATCAATATACAAAGATTTTCCACTTACCCACAAAGAATCAGTGATGTAGGAATTTTACAAGATTTGGCTGTGCATGATCTTGACTTGCTTCATTTTTTAAGCGGAGGGAAAATTATAAACGCTAACATTTTAAAAAGCTTCAATAAAGACAAACAAAGAGAAGATGAAAGCATTATAACTTGCAAGCTAGAAAAAACGATCGCTTGTGTGCATCAAAGCTGGAACAGTACGCAAAGACTAAGAAAAATTACACTTGTAAGTAAAAATCATTTTTACGAGGCAAATTTAGTAGATTTTTCCTTAAGCAAAGACGGACAAAGCTTGGAGCTGATGACACAAACACCGCTTTTTGGGGAGCATATGGCTTTATATGATTTGTTTTTAAATAAGGAAAATTACCTAGCAAATATACAAAATGCTTACGCTGTGCAAGAAATTTTAGAAAAATTTTAATTTTTCTAAAATAATGCAATATCTTTCAAATAACTTGAGCTTCAATAAAATCTTCAAATACTTAAGATAAAAAATTTATTGATTTTAAATCCATACTGAAGTAAAATAAAACTAAAAAAGGTTTTTAAATGAAATTGGTTTTATTTTTAAATATGGGCGGAGCCACAAATTTACAAGATTGTGAAACTTTTTTAAAAAATATGTTTAACGATCCTTATATTTTGGGTATTAAAAATAAATTTATAAGAAGATTTGTAGCGTGGATCATTACAAAATCTCGCGTAAAAGCTATGAGAGAAAATTATAAACAAATGGGTGGAAAATCTCCACTCAATGAGCTTACTCAAAGTTTGTGCGAAAAACTTAATGCAAAAACAAAAGACTTTAAATTTGACTTTGTCAATCTTTATGTGCCACCTTTTGCAAATGAAGTTTTGCAAAAATACACTTTAAACGAAAATGATGAAATCATTCTTTTTCCGCTTTATCCACATCACTCAAGCACCACAGTTACCTCATCACTTGAAGTTTTACAAAATGAAATTTCAAAACAAAAAATCAAAGCAAAAATAAAGACTGTGGACATTTTTTATGAAAATACGCTTTATAATGAAATGATTATTTCTCACATTTTGGCTAAAAAAAGTGAGTTTGATGCTAAAACTTTGATTTTTTCAGCACATTCTTTACCGCAAAGCATTATCGATAAGGGTGATTTATATGAAAAACATGTCAATCATCATGTAGAACTTTTAAAAGAAAGATTAAAAGATCATTTTGATAAGATTATCTTAGCTTACCAATCAAAATTAGGTCCAGTAAAATGGCTTGAACCAAATACAAGCGATATTTTGGCAAATTTAGATAACAAAGCTTTGATTTATCCTATTTCTTTTTGTATAGATTGTTCTGAAACGATTTTTGAGCTAGGTATAGAGTATAAACATTTAGCAAAATGTGATTATGATTTAATCACCTGCCCAAATGATAGCGATGAATTTACTCAATTTGTTTTAAAGTACTTGTCTGATTTTAACTAAGAATGAATTTGGAGTCCTTGTCTATCATTTTTTAAAGATTAACAAGGACTTTTCGGTAAAAATTTAGCCAACTAAGCCAAAGTATAAGCTTTTTCTCCGTGCAAGCTTACATCTAAGCCTTTTTGCTCTACTTCTTCTTTTACCCTTAAGTCTGTAAAACAAGAAATGATCTTAAAAATAATAAAGCTTACAAGAGCTGACAAAACTACACAAATCACAATAGCAAAAATTTGCTCTTTTAAAAGCTCTAAACTTCCACTGATAAAAAATCCCTCGCCAAGTGCATTTTGGGCAATCACATTAGGATTTACTTTAGCACTTGCAAAAAGCCCTGTGGCAATTCCTCCCCAAATACCTCCGATTCCATGCAAAGAAAAAGCATCTAAAGAATCATCCCATTTGAGTTTGTATTTGATAAAACTCAAACCAAAATAACAAAATACAGAAGACAAAGCCCCTATAACAAGAGAAGCGTAAATATCTACATAACCACAAGCTGGAGTAATCCCCACAAGCCCTGCTACAAGCCCACTAAGCCCACCTAAAATAGTCGGTTTCTTATGGATGAGCCACTCAAGTACTACCCAAGATAAAAAGCCACAAGCCGCTGATATAATACTTACTATAAAAGCATTGATAGCAATATCATTCATTTCGCCAGCACTTCCAGCATTAAAACCTAACCATCCTATAAAAAGCAAAATCGCACCCAAGAAAGCATAAGGAATAGAATGCGCGTTTTTATCCTCATCATCACTTTTTCTAGCGCCTACCATCAAAGCTCCTACAAGTCCGGCAACCCCAGAGCTAATATGCACAACACCGCCCCCAGCAAAATCAAGACTTCCTCTTTTAAGCAAAAATCCCTCGCTACTCCAAATCATATGCGCTAACACATCATAAACTAAAGTACTCCAAAAAAGTAGAAATATCACCAAGACACCCAGTTTAATTCTTCCCACCAAAGAGCCTGTTATAATAGCAGATGCAATAAGTGCAAACATCATTTGAAAAATCACAAAAAGAATATTTGGAACGCCTGAAGCGTTGTATCCGCTAATACCCTCTAAGAGGAAATTCTCGAAATTTCCTACAAGCCCAAGTCCTTCATCTTTACCAAAAGAAAGACTAAATCCAAGCACTACCCATTGTAAAGTAATGACACCAAAAACGATAAAGCAATTCATTATAGTATTAAGAGTATTTTTACTTCTTACCATACCTGAATAAAACATTGCCAAAGCTGGAGTCATAAGCAAAACTAGCAAAGTACACAACACAATAAAACTTGAATTTATCGCATTCATTTACCTATCCTTTCTTACAAAATTTAATTGCGAGATAATTATATTTAAAATGGTTTAAAAAAATATAAATTTAAGAAATATTTTATATATTTTTTTATCAAAGTTTATTTTTTTATCTTAAATTACCATAAATAGGTACTTTAAAAAAATATTTCACTTCTCTATAACTCAAATTTACTAGCATTAAAATAAAAAATTGGAGCTAAACTGAAAAAATTTAACAAAATTAAAAAAGAATTCTTGCAAGATGGTAAAGAAAAATTTTGATGATTTGGTAAAAGTTTTTTAAATTAAAAGTAGAAATTATCTAGTATTAAAAAAGCAATTGCGTTTTAAAATAGCCTAAAAGCTCTTCTTTGGCTTTGAAGATATCATCAGTGTTTAGCTCAAAATCTATTTTTTGTGGCTTTTTATAACTCTTATCATAATAAGCCAAAAGCAAGGCAATAAGCCTTTGCCATTCTCTTTGCTCATAACTTTTTAGCAAATCCTGACGAAAATTTACACTGATATAAGGACTAATCTTAGCAAG
The window above is part of the Campylobacter coli genome. Proteins encoded here:
- a CDS encoding DegT/DnrJ/EryC1/StrS aminotransferase family protein, encoding MNFINLQAQYLKYKEEIDSEIASVLSSSSFIGGAKLNEFETNLAQYTHVQHAIGCSSGTSALYLALRALDIKQGDEVIVPSFTFIATAEMVALLGAKPVFVDINLDNFNIDFELLKNAISPKTKAIIAVSMFGQMSNLQELNTFCESKNISLIEDGAQSFGASFKGEKSCSIAKISCTSFFPSKPLGAYGDGGAIFCNDESIAKKLRILLNHGQTDRYKHEFIGINARLDTLQAAILNVKLKHLDEEINKRQEIAKFYNENLTNCQIPKIDENAISAYAQYSVLVEDRARVLKAFEKANIPYAIHYPTPLHKQPCFSEFSRLKLEKSEFASEHILSLPFSAFLSQSEQESVIKIFKEGL
- a CDS encoding 5-methyltetrahydropteroyltriglutamate--homocysteine S-methyltransferase; protein product: MKLDQVGSFLRPKILKEARENFALGKIDEEQLRSIEDSCIRDLLEECDKAGIYYLSDGELRRSWWHLDFYWGFGGIKKIKKEKGYVFKGIETRAEGIEIESKIECNNHPFLKDFERLIQIAKGLKIDTNRLKLTIPSPSMLLYMLFIRGGKNTEFNYYGKDFTKLKNDILNAYENFYKEFAALGGVYLQLDDTSFGSLCDYEFCALNEINADDICEEYVDFLNESLKTMPKNIMSAIHICRGNYRSRYVASGGYMKVAKKLFGELRVDKFFLEFDDERAGDFEPLKYINDQIAVLGILTSKTNESPSVEELKARVKIAAQFLSPKQIEISTQCGFSSTEEGNEIFTHSQWEKIKLLKQVLSELENEGFFS
- a CDS encoding Gfo/Idh/MocA family oxidoreductase codes for the protein MKIGIIGLGKMGQNHLNELGKNKNFKINALFDMVENKNLNAPFFTNLDEFLNQDNDIIIIATPTNSHLEIARKVFCKCKCVLIEKPLALNLNEIDEISNLAKDHDVKVGVGFCERFNPAVLALKKELQNEEIISINIQRFSTYPQRISDVGILQDLAVHDLDLLHFLSGGKIINANILKSFNKDKQREDESIITCKLEKTIACVHQSWNSTQRLRKITLVSKNHFYEANLVDFSLSKDGQSLELMTQTPLFGEHMALYDLFLNKENYLANIQNAYAVQEILEKF
- the hemH gene encoding ferrochelatase translates to MKLVLFLNMGGATNLQDCETFLKNMFNDPYILGIKNKFIRRFVAWIITKSRVKAMRENYKQMGGKSPLNELTQSLCEKLNAKTKDFKFDFVNLYVPPFANEVLQKYTLNENDEIILFPLYPHHSSTTVTSSLEVLQNEISKQKIKAKIKTVDIFYENTLYNEMIISHILAKKSEFDAKTLIFSAHSLPQSIIDKGDLYEKHVNHHVELLKERLKDHFDKIILAYQSKLGPVKWLEPNTSDILANLDNKALIYPISFCIDCSETIFELGIEYKHLAKCDYDLITCPNDSDEFTQFVLKYLSDFN
- a CDS encoding ammonium transporter, encoding MNAINSSFIVLCTLLVLLMTPALAMFYSGMVRSKNTLNTIMNCFIVFGVITLQWVVLGFSLSFGKDEGLGLVGNFENFLLEGISGYNASGVPNILFVIFQMMFALIASAIITGSLVGRIKLGVLVIFLLFWSTLVYDVLAHMIWSSEGFLLKRGSLDFAGGGVVHISSGVAGLVGALMVGARKSDDEDKNAHSIPYAFLGAILLFIGWLGFNAGSAGEMNDIAINAFIVSIISAACGFLSWVVLEWLIHKKPTILGGLSGLVAGLVGITPACGYVDIYASLVIGALSSVFCYFGLSFIKYKLKWDDSLDAFSLHGIGGIWGGIATGLFASAKVNPNVIAQNALGEGFFISGSLELLKEQIFAIVICVVLSALVSFIIFKIISCFTDLRVKEEVEQKGLDVSLHGEKAYTLA